The Acinetobacter calcoaceticus sequence ACAGCCTTTATTATTTAATGCCTATTCAAAAATCGATCAACGTATTGCCAATAGAGAGCTTGCTACACCTTCGCAAGGTGCAAATGCCACCAATATTGAAAGTCTCGTGCTGTTAAAACCAGATCTGGTGATTTTGGGGAGCGGACAAACCCAAACAATTGAACTGTTAAGGCAGTTTGGCATTGCTGTATATGTGATGGAGTCTGGCACTTACCAGCAAGTGAAAGAAGAGCTATCTGAAATCGCTGTGCTTAGTGGTGCTCAAAAGCGTGCTCAAGAAATTTTAAGTTTTTCTGATGAAATTGTGGCAGAGGTCACAGCTAAAACTGCACGTCAGCCAAATAAACAATCGATTTACTATGCATGGTCAGGTGGACGAATTTTTTCTACCTCGGGACGTCAATCGATTACCAATGACTTTATTGAGCTGGCGGGTGCTTACAACATTGTTCAGGCCAATGCCAATCAACCCAATGTGAACCCCGAAACCTTAATTGAATGGAACCCAGACAATATTGTGCTTTGGAACACCAACCCAAAACTGATTTATGAACGAAAAGAATTACAAGGTTTAAGCGCCGTACAAAACCGAAAGGTCTTTAATTTGAGTCCCGCATTTATATATAACCCACACACCATCAAAATTATTATTAC is a genomic window containing:
- a CDS encoding ABC transporter substrate-binding protein, translating into MKLLLSILTLLILCGCSSSEQKRKTQEKLAAHSICVFDSTNTKVCVDKPAQRIVSLFESGLDGLYMLGQGHKVIGIPAEVYIQPLLFNAYSKIDQRIANRELATPSQGANATNIESLVLLKPDLVILGSGQTQTIELLRQFGIAVYVMESGTYQQVKEELSEIAVLSGAQKRAQEILSFSDEIVAEVTAKTARQPNKQSIYYAWSGGRIFSTSGRQSITNDFIELAGAYNIVQANANQPNVNPETLIEWNPDNIVLWNTNPKLIYERKELQGLSAVQNRKVFNLSPAFIYNPHTIKIIITAIYLNHSIYPEQSDLPVSALQQRILTQLYGEHLAKALVQ